One segment of Marinobacter sediminum DNA contains the following:
- a CDS encoding porin family protein, which translates to MQSEQCEQGACHDQNQDAAITFCLLGALPLAVSAQSAEFGPSEGDREFSLSGTGSNDQKFNSGSFGVSGDLGWYLKDNVVAGVRQSVNFADIEGEGVTDDFWNGSTRGYLDYQFLNDRPRPFVGASLGGIYGDGVKDSAFAGLEGGLKYYVQTKTYFLARAEYQFLFSDSSDATDAFQDDGIWAYTVGLGYNF; encoded by the coding sequence ATGCAATCTGAACAATGTGAGCAAGGAGCTTGTCATGATCAGAATCAAGATGCGGCGATCACTTTCTGTCTTCTAGGTGCCCTGCCTCTGGCAGTATCCGCACAATCCGCTGAGTTTGGACCGAGCGAAGGCGACCGTGAATTCTCCCTCTCCGGAACCGGCAGTAACGACCAGAAGTTCAACAGCGGTAGCTTCGGCGTGAGCGGTGATCTGGGCTGGTATCTGAAAGACAATGTCGTGGCCGGTGTCCGCCAGAGTGTGAATTTCGCCGATATCGAGGGCGAAGGTGTCACGGACGATTTCTGGAACGGCTCAACCCGTGGATACCTCGATTATCAATTCCTCAACGACCGCCCACGGCCATTTGTCGGTGCTAGCCTTGGCGGTATTTATGGCGACGGGGTCAAGGACAGCGCGTTTGCCGGCCTGGAAGGAGGATTAAAGTACTACGTGCAGACCAAGACCTATTTCCTGGCCCGCGCCGAGTATCAGTTCCTGTTCAGCGACTCCAGTGATGCCACCGATGCCTTCCAGGATGATGGCATCTGGGCCTATACCGTGGGTCTGGGTTATAACTTCTGA
- a CDS encoding TetR/AcrR family transcriptional regulator: MRVSREQAEKNRQAVLETAAQLFRQRGVDGVGVADLMKAAGLTHGGFYGQFKSKEDLVTQATTQALQENEDNRQRALKSTDNPWEAIKQSYLSPLHRRHPEAGCAFTTLAVEGPRRGEPLQSVLTSGLEHFLSDLEPIVPRKRGKTRREQSITALSAMVGAMVLARAVDDEALATEILDTVKDSL, translated from the coding sequence ATGAGAGTGAGTCGAGAGCAGGCGGAAAAAAATCGACAGGCGGTTCTGGAAACCGCCGCGCAACTGTTTCGTCAGCGCGGTGTTGATGGCGTCGGTGTTGCCGACCTGATGAAAGCGGCCGGCTTAACCCACGGCGGGTTCTATGGTCAATTCAAATCCAAGGAAGATCTGGTCACACAGGCTACAACCCAGGCATTGCAGGAGAATGAGGACAACCGGCAGCGGGCCCTTAAAAGTACGGATAATCCCTGGGAGGCCATAAAGCAAAGTTATCTCTCGCCGCTGCATCGTCGGCATCCGGAAGCTGGCTGCGCCTTTACCACCCTGGCAGTGGAAGGACCCCGACGCGGCGAACCGTTGCAATCGGTGCTGACCAGCGGACTGGAGCACTTTCTTAGCGATCTGGAACCCATTGTGCCCCGCAAACGCGGCAAAACGCGGAGGGAACAATCCATTACGGCGCTTTCCGCCATGGTGGGAGCGATGGTTCTGGCGCGTGCCGTGGATGATGAAGCCCTGGCGACGGAGATTCTGGACACCGTCAAAGACAGCCTCTAG
- a CDS encoding alpha/beta fold hydrolase, whose protein sequence is MSNTLQALILVVGAAVMSAACSSVANTNPVSPSIAASETQYATIGDRKIAYRTMGKGSPIVLINRFRGTLDTWDPLFLELLAQSHTVITLDYPGIGYSEGTLPTDAKEVAAEVAKLAEHLQLEKYDVLGWSYGGLIAQYVAFLYPERVGKAVLIGTNPPGKNAVPFEPIFVQTAFKPEYNLNDYTLLFFEPDSVTSKRAAKSSMERTWPDVDQTKVPKAQELLQRYVAGLKGMVVDELDFRSKFASTDVPMLAISGDHDISFSVDNWYPIIGNAPTLQLISMPDAGHAPHFQYPELSVSYISAFLK, encoded by the coding sequence ATGAGCAACACCCTGCAAGCCCTGATTCTAGTGGTTGGCGCCGCTGTCATGAGTGCGGCCTGTAGTTCGGTAGCCAATACGAACCCTGTAAGCCCATCAATCGCAGCCTCCGAGACGCAATATGCCACTATCGGGGATCGAAAAATTGCCTATCGAACGATGGGTAAAGGATCGCCCATTGTTTTGATCAACCGTTTCAGGGGCACCCTCGACACCTGGGACCCTCTGTTCCTGGAACTGCTGGCGCAGTCGCACACGGTGATTACGCTGGATTACCCGGGTATTGGCTATTCCGAAGGTACGTTGCCCACAGATGCTAAAGAAGTGGCCGCAGAAGTTGCGAAACTGGCAGAGCATCTGCAACTGGAAAAATACGATGTATTGGGTTGGTCCTATGGGGGGCTGATCGCCCAGTACGTTGCCTTTCTATATCCGGAGCGGGTCGGCAAAGCGGTTCTGATTGGCACCAATCCGCCCGGTAAGAATGCGGTGCCTTTCGAGCCGATTTTTGTGCAGACGGCCTTCAAACCTGAGTACAACCTGAACGACTACACATTGCTGTTCTTTGAACCTGACTCGGTGACAAGCAAACGGGCCGCTAAATCGTCCATGGAACGAACATGGCCTGACGTGGACCAGACAAAGGTGCCCAAGGCACAGGAACTGTTACAACGCTATGTGGCCGGATTGAAGGGTATGGTCGTTGACGAGCTGGATTTCCGAAGCAAGTTCGCTTCAACGGACGTCCCTATGCTCGCCATATCGGGCGACCATGACATCTCGTTTTCTGTGGATAACTGGTACCCGATCATTGGGAACGCGCCAACGCTGCAATTGATCTCCATGCCGGATGCTGGCCATGCCCCCCATTTTCAGTACCCGGAACTTTCGGTCAGCTATATCAGCGCTTTTCTTAAATAA